From the genome of Gorilla gorilla gorilla isolate KB3781 chromosome 4, NHGRI_mGorGor1-v2.1_pri, whole genome shotgun sequence, one region includes:
- the GJC1 gene encoding gap junction gamma-1 protein, protein MSWSFLTRLLEEIHNHSTFVGKIWLTVLIVFRIVLTAVGGESIYYDEQSKFVCNTEQPGCENVCYDAFAPLSHVRFWVFQIILVATPSVMYLGYAIHKIAKMEHGEADKKAARSKPYAMRWKQHRALEETEEDNEEDPMMYPEMELESDKENKEQSQPKPKHDGRRRIREDGLMKIYVLQLLARTVFEVGFLIGQYFLYGFQVHPFYVCSRLPCPHKIDCFISRPTEKTIFLLIMYGVTGLCLLLNIWEMLHLGFGTIRDSLNSKRRELEDPGAYNYPFTWNTPSAPPGYNIAVKPDQIQYTELSNAKIAYKQNKANTAQEQQYGSHEENLPADLEALQREIRMAQERLDLAVQAYSHQNNPHGPREKKAKVGSKAGSNKSTASSKSGDGKTSVWI, encoded by the coding sequence ATGAGTTGGAGCTTCCTGACTCGCCTGCTAGAGGAGATTCACAACCATTCCACATTTGTGGGGAAGATCTGGCTCACTGTTCTGATTGTCTTCCGGATTGTCCTTACAGCTGTAGGAGGAGAATCCATCTATTACGATGAGCAAAGCAAATTTGTGTGCAACACAGAACAGCCGGGCTGTGAGAATGTCTGTTATGATGCGTTTGCACCCCTCTCCCATGTACGCTTCTGGGTGTTCCAGATCATCCTGGTGGCAACTCCCTCTGTGATGTACCTGGGCTATGCTATCCACAAGATTGCCAAAATGGAGCACGGTGAAGCAGACAAGAAGGCAGCTCGGAGCAAGCCCTATGCAATGCGCTGGAAACAACACCGGGCTCTGGAAGAAACGGAGGAGGACAACGAAGAGGATCCTATGATGTATCCAGAGATGGAGTTAGAAAGtgataaggaaaataaagagcAGAGCCAACCCAAACCTAAGCATGATGGCCGACGACGGATTCGGGAAGATGGGCTCATGAAAATCTATGTGCTGCAGTTGCTGGCAAGGACCGTGTTTGAGGTGGGTTTTCTGATAGGGCAGTATTTTCTATATGGCTTCCAAGTCCACCCGTTTTATGTGTGCAGCAGACTTCCTTGTCCTCATAAGATAGACTGCTTTATTTCTAGACCCACTGAAAAGACCATCTTCCTTCTGATAATGTATGGTGTTACAGGCCTTTGCCTTTTGCTTAACATTTGGGAGATGCTTCATTTAGGGTTTGGGACCATTCGAGACTCACTAAACAGTAAAAGGAGGGAACTTGAGGATCCGGGTGCTTATAATTATCCTTTCACTTGGAATACACCATCTGCTCCCCCTGGCTATAACATTGCTGTCAAACCAGATCAAATCCAGTACACCGAACTGTCCAATGCTAAGATCGCCTACAAGCAAAACAAGGCCAACACAGCCCAGGAACAGCAGTATGGCAGCCATGAGGAGAACCTCCCAGCTGACCTGGAGGCTCTGCAGCGGGAGATCAGGATGGCTCAGGAACGCTTGGATCTGGCAGTTCAGgcctacagtcaccaaaacaaccCTCATGGTCCCCGGGAGAAGAAGGCCAAAGTGGGGTCCAAAGCTGGGTCCAACAAAAGCACTGCCAGTAGCAAATCAGGGGATGGGAAGACCTCCGTCTGGATTTAA